One genomic segment of Deltaproteobacteria bacterium includes these proteins:
- a CDS encoding SDR family oxidoreductase, which produces MSPTIDPSSLVVLVTGATSGFGAATARRFAREGARVVAAGRRLERLQALAAELGERCHPLQLDVCDLPGVDAALAGLPAEFAAIDVLVNNAGLALGLDPAQRASWQDWETMIDTNVKGLAYVTHAVLPGMVERKRGHVVNLGSIAGEYPYPGGNAYGGTKAFVKLFSLNLRADLLGTPVRVTNIEPGLCESEFSVVRFHGDAEAAKKVYAGTEPITPDDIAETIFWSATLPPHVNINRIELMPTCQAAGPLAIHRGPLG; this is translated from the coding sequence ATGAGCCCCACGATCGATCCCTCGAGCCTCGTCGTCCTCGTCACCGGCGCCACCTCCGGCTTCGGCGCCGCCACCGCCCGCCGCTTCGCGCGGGAGGGGGCCCGGGTCGTCGCCGCCGGGCGCCGCCTCGAGCGCCTCCAGGCCCTCGCCGCGGAGCTGGGCGAGCGCTGCCACCCCCTGCAGCTGGACGTCTGTGACCTGCCCGGGGTGGACGCCGCCCTCGCGGGCCTGCCGGCCGAGTTCGCCGCGATCGACGTCCTGGTGAACAACGCCGGCCTCGCCCTCGGCCTCGACCCGGCCCAGCGCGCCAGCTGGCAGGACTGGGAGACGATGATCGACACCAACGTGAAGGGCCTGGCCTACGTCACGCACGCCGTCCTGCCGGGCATGGTCGAGCGCAAGCGGGGCCACGTCGTCAACCTCGGCTCCATCGCCGGCGAGTACCCCTACCCCGGCGGCAACGCCTATGGCGGCACCAAGGCCTTCGTGAAGCTCTTCTCCCTGAACCTCCGCGCCGATCTCCTCGGTACGCCGGTCAGGGTGACCAACATCGAGCCGGGCCTCTGCGAGAGCGAGTTCTCGGTGGTGCGCTTCCACGGCGACGCCGAGGCCGCGAAGAAGGTCTACGCCGGCACCGAGCCGATCACCCCCGATGACATCGCCGAGACGATCTTCTGGTCGGCCACCCTCCCGCCGCACGTGAACATCAACCGGATCGAGCTGATGCCCACCTGCCAGGCCGCCGGGCCCCTGGCGATCCACCGGGGCCCGCTGGGCTAG
- a CDS encoding universal stress protein, with protein sequence MFSSILVPLDLSDRNTEALRLAASLLAPGGRLTLLHVVELIPGLSREEEPAFYARLERAAHEQLGAHARTLEAEGCAPEVVIEAGRRVEVIVTQAADHALVVLASHRIDPSTPARSWGTLSYQIGLLAPASVLLVKSGEAQ encoded by the coding sequence ATGTTCTCCTCCATCCTCGTTCCCCTCGATCTCTCCGACCGCAACACCGAGGCGCTCCGGCTCGCCGCGAGCCTGCTCGCTCCGGGTGGCCGGCTCACCCTCCTCCACGTGGTCGAGCTCATCCCCGGCCTGTCCCGGGAGGAGGAGCCCGCCTTCTACGCGCGGCTGGAGCGCGCCGCCCACGAGCAGCTCGGGGCGCACGCCCGGACCCTGGAGGCCGAGGGCTGCGCGCCGGAGGTCGTGATCGAGGCGGGACGCAGGGTGGAGGTCATCGTGACCCAAGCCGCGGACCACGCGCTGGTCGTGCTCGCCTCCCACCGGATCGATCCTTCGACCCCGGCGCGGAGCTGGGGGACCTTGAGCTACCAGATCGGCCTGCTGGCGCCGGCCTCCGTCCTGCTGGTGAAGAGCGGCGAGGCGCAGTAA
- a CDS encoding cyclic nucleotide-binding domain-containing protein — protein sequence MSDTQVVIRGLGHGNEDRLMPASQVIAGLVKLLGEDRVDDAAKVYSRCSVDVGFQLTQKISGDRKLEKAAAAMLYRARDYAKAALVCESLEDFEKAAALYEKADDPYLAAEMYVRCGNRARAAVMYERAGNLEQAAGLYVEAEEFEQAAECFRRVGKNFRAGQLLEKLGKDRLALELLQKVEEDHPDFNEAITLLAELLGRNGYAQLAEKKLLSFLEGKSVDASTVDLHYALADLYARTGKTERAKEVFGEILQFDINYRDAAARLKRCEEGEEEDDALPEVEVELDEELEAEDVVGMDDALAQFRELPLFEDLSLDDVRALAEIAHVREFQPGQVLIEQGAHGEALYVVTKGRVEVKRTDASAEKLLAVLPAGAHVGEMSLIDDAPTSARVIAAEEVEALVLPVDAFRRLLDTRPALSLRIHIVLATTLCRRLRATDAKLRN from the coding sequence ATGAGTGACACGCAGGTCGTCATCCGGGGGCTCGGCCACGGCAATGAGGACCGGCTCATGCCGGCCTCGCAGGTCATCGCGGGGCTGGTGAAGCTCCTGGGCGAGGACCGGGTGGACGACGCCGCCAAGGTCTACTCCCGCTGCAGCGTCGACGTCGGCTTCCAGCTCACCCAGAAGATCTCCGGGGACCGGAAGCTGGAGAAGGCCGCCGCGGCCATGCTCTACCGGGCCCGCGACTACGCCAAGGCCGCGCTGGTCTGCGAGTCCCTCGAGGACTTCGAGAAGGCCGCCGCCCTCTACGAGAAGGCCGACGATCCCTACCTCGCCGCCGAGATGTACGTGCGCTGCGGCAACCGGGCCCGGGCCGCGGTGATGTACGAGCGGGCGGGCAACCTCGAGCAGGCCGCGGGCCTCTACGTCGAGGCCGAGGAGTTCGAGCAGGCGGCCGAGTGCTTCCGCCGGGTGGGCAAGAACTTCCGGGCCGGCCAGCTCCTCGAGAAGCTGGGCAAGGACCGCCTGGCCCTCGAGCTCCTGCAGAAGGTCGAGGAGGACCACCCCGACTTCAACGAGGCCATCACCCTCCTGGCCGAGCTGCTGGGCCGCAACGGCTACGCCCAGCTGGCCGAGAAGAAGCTGCTCTCCTTCCTGGAGGGCAAGTCGGTCGACGCCTCCACCGTCGATCTCCACTACGCGCTGGCCGACCTCTACGCCCGCACCGGCAAGACCGAGCGCGCCAAGGAGGTCTTCGGTGAGATCCTCCAGTTCGACATCAACTACCGGGACGCCGCGGCCCGCCTGAAGCGCTGCGAGGAGGGCGAGGAGGAGGACGACGCCCTGCCCGAGGTCGAGGTCGAGCTGGACGAGGAGCTCGAGGCCGAGGACGTGGTCGGCATGGACGACGCCCTCGCACAGTTCCGGGAGCTGCCCCTCTTCGAGGACCTCTCCCTCGACGACGTCCGGGCCCTGGCCGAGATCGCCCACGTGCGGGAGTTCCAGCCCGGGCAGGTCCTCATCGAGCAGGGCGCCCACGGCGAGGCGCTCTACGTCGTGACGAAGGGGCGGGTGGAGGTGAAGCGCACCGACGCCTCGGCCGAGAAGCTGCTGGCCGTGCTGCCGGCGGGCGCCCACGTCGGCGAGATGAGCCTCATCGACGACGCGCCCACCAGCGCCCGGGTGATCGCCGCCGAGGAGGTCGAGGCCCTGGTGCTGCCGGTGGACGCCTTCCGCCGCCTGCTCGACACGCGGCCCGCGCTCTCCCTGCGGATCCACATCGTCCTGGCGACGACCCTCTGCCGGCGCCTGCGGGCGACCGACGCGAAGCTGCGGAACTGA